A region from the Brassica napus cultivar Da-Ae chromosome C8, Da-Ae, whole genome shotgun sequence genome encodes:
- the LOC106407833 gene encoding uncharacterized protein LOC106407833 has protein sequence MIAHLHQIFSARLDTMQSMVERLPGVAPPIRKSNPDSYADTPFTDEITLIEMPRKFSFSSIRAYNGTTDPDDHVAQYRQRMLAVALPKGSREATMCKGFGSTLTGPALQWYINLPSRSIVSFAVLSDKFVEQFASSRDLEKTSDSLYEILQHRAEPLRGNIARFNQENMAIPECSIPTAISAFKRGLLPDGDLYKELTKYQCKTMEDVLSRAWAQVKWEEDVASCAKAQQKQDPKTIGPDRTDRDKKPSQRPARDSRNRNRGRYQN, from the coding sequence ATGATCGCTCACCTTCACCAGATATTCTCCGCTAGGCTCGACACCATGCAATCCATGGTAGAGAGACTCCCAGGGGTAGCTCCCCCTATACGGAAGAGCAACCCCGATTCCTACGCTGACACTCCCTTCACGGATGAGATCACCTTGATCGAGATGCCCCGGAAGTTCTCTTTCTCCAGTATCAGGGCGTATAACGGCACCACTGATCCGGACGACCACGTCGCCCAATACAGACAGAGGATGCTCGCTGTAGCACTCCCCAAAGGGTCACGCGAAGCTACCATGTGCAAAGGTTTCGGCTCCACTCTGACCGGACCTGCTCTGCAATGGTATATCAACTTACCCTCTAGGTCCATAGTTTCCTTCGCAGTTCTCAGCGATAAGTTCGTGGAACAATTCGCCAGCAGCAGAGACCTGGAGAAAACCTCTGACAGCCTCTACGAAATCCTCCAGCATCGAGCGGAACCCCTGAGAGGCAACATAGCCCGCTTCAATCAAGAAAATATGGCTATCCCCGAATGCAGTATCCCCACTGCTATCTCTGCTTTCAAGAGAGGCCTGCTCCCCGACGGAGACCTCTACAAAGAGCTGACCAAATACCAGTGCAAAACCATGGAAGATGTCCTATCTCGAGCCTGGGCGCAGGTCAAATGGGAGGAAGACGTCGCCAGCTGTGCCAAGGCGCAACAAAAGCAAGATCCTAAGACAATCGGACCAGACCGAACCGATCGAGACAAGAAACCCTCTCAAAGACCAGCTAGGGACTCCAGGAATCGAAACCGGGGCAGGTACCAGAACTGA
- the LOC125591891 gene encoding uncharacterized protein LOC125591891, whose amino-acid sequence MAVSTWPDISHLSISRPKLIKVLRQMGQQVKWPQKIKAPDSFRNPGFWCDFHRDHSHKTEDCVALKIELNELLRKEHLREFLSENAKSHLSKETMGKPTEAAPVSPPRQDRVIHVISGGLEVSGISHVATKKSTWNAKHGLEAAKPKWLLLGMDEISFTAKEKEKVLTPHHGALVISLNVANCLVKRIMVDNGSSGNIIFQAAYKEDLWLEEGALTRRVTPLIGFSGEVKQTDGEITLPVYAEGVNISTKFLVVDCDSSYNMILGRPWIHGMGAVPWDIKVIRGDQECSRACYQTTLKGQTKVL is encoded by the coding sequence ATGGCAGTGTCCACGTGGCCAGATATCTCTCACCTCTCCATCTCAAGGCCGAAGCTTATCAAAGTTCTGAGGCAGATGGGCCAGCAGGTCAAGTGGCCTCAGAAGATAAAAGCCCCCGACTCTTTCCGGAATCCTGGCTTCTGGTGCGACTTCCACCGAGACCACAGTCACAAAACGGAGGACTGCGTCGCACTAAAGATCGAGCTCAACGAGCTGCTTAGGAAAGAGCACCTCAGGGAGTTCCTTTCCGAGAATGCCAAGAGCCATCTAAGCAAGGAGACAATGGGTAAGCCCACTGAAGCTGCTCCCGTCTCGCCACCGCGACAGGACCGAGTGATCCATGTCATCTCGGGCGGTTTGGAAGTCAGCGGCATAAGCCATGTAGCCACGAAGAAAAGCACCTGGAACGCCAAGCACGGCCTAGAGGCTGCCAAGCCAAAATGGCTGCTCCTAGGGATGGACGAAATAAGTTTCACGGCCaaggagaaggagaaagtcCTCACTCCTCATCACGGCGCCCTGGTTATCTCGCTCAATGTAGCGAACTGCCTGGTAAAAAGGATAATGGTGGATAATGGAAGCTCAggcaacatcatcttccaggcCGCATACAAGGAGGACCTGTGGCTCGAGGAAGGCGCTCTAACTCGTAGGGTAACCCCCCTTATAGGTTTCAGCGGGGAAGTCAAGCAAACCGATGGGGAGATAACCCTCCCCGTATACGCCGAAGGAGTTAACATTTCAACCAAATTCCTCGTGGTTGATTGCGATTCGTCCTACAACATGATCTTAGGACGGCCCTGGATCCACGGAATGGGGGCCGTCCCCTGGGACATAAAGGTGATCAGAGGGGATCAAGAATGTTCCCGCGCCTGCTATCAGACCACTCTGAAAGGACagaccaaggtcttatag